Within the Burkholderia mayonis genome, the region GATAAAGCGCGGCGTCGGCTTCGTTGACGAGCGTCTCGTGCGTGAGCGCGCCGACGTGCGCGGCCGCGCCGCCGACGCTCGCCGTCACCGGCACCAGCGCGCCTTCCGCTTCGATCGGCGTGCTGCCGATCGTCTGCCGGATCTTCTCGGCGACGTGCATCGCCTCGTCGAGCGACGTGCACGGCAGCAGCAGCGCGAATTCCTCGCCGCCGAAGCGGCCGAACGTATCCTGCGATCGCACGACGTCCGCGACGCGGCGCGCCATCACACGCAACACGTTGTCCCCGACGACGTGGCCGAAGCGATCGTTGATCGTCTTGAAGTGGTCGAGATCGAACAGCAGCACCGACAGATTGCCGCCGTAGCGTTGCCAGCGCTCGAATTCGTCGCGCAGCCGCGCCTCGAAGAAGCGCCGGTTCGCGATGCCCGTCAGCCCATCGCGGTTCGCGTATTCCTGCAGCTTCGCGACGGCCTCTTCGCGCTCGCGCTGCATCACGCTCACGTGCGTGACGTCGGAAATCGTCACGCAGACGGCCTCGACTTCGCGTCCGCGCGCGATCGGCACGAACGTGCAGTCTTGCTGCATGAAGTCGACGCCGCCCGTGATCGGCCGGTCGTGATCGAAGCGAAACAGATACGGACGCTGCTCCCACGAGCTGAACGCGAAGCTGCCGAGCTGGAACACGCTCTCGATCTTGCGCGACAGCCACGCGCGCGGCAGCTCCGGAAAGCAGTCGAACAGATTGCGGCCGATCACGTCGGCGGCGGCGACGCCGCTGTGGTCCTGCATGAACCGGTTCCACATGAGTACCTTCATCTCGCGGTCGAGCACGAAAATACCGAAGCTGACCCGTTCGATGACGAGATCGCTCAGCGAAGAAAGAAGGTTCATAAGCTGGACAGCAACGTATCGAGGGCGTCGCTCATGTGGCGAATCGAGTCTTCCGCGAGCAGCATCACGAAATGCGTACGGGCGCCGTCGTCCGCGACGCCGAAGTTCACTTCGAGAAGGAGCGTCTCGCTCCATGCAAGCACGTCGGGCTGAAATGCGTCGTCGAGCGCGATGTCTTCGCCGAGCAGCCCCGGCGGCGAAAACACCGGCGTGCGCCCGAGCTCGTCGAGAATCGACGACACGCACGCGCCCATCAACACGTTGGCCATGTCGAACACGAGCTCGGCCTGCGTGACGGTTCCGAATTCGTCGTCCGCGTAGGCGTCGTCGACGAGCGACACGAGCTGGCCGACGCCCGCGCTGCGGCACAGCATCAGCGCCTCGCCCTTGATGTCGGAGCGAAACCCCTGGCGCACGGCGGTCACGTGGTCGTGAATGCCCGTCATGTCGCGCAGCACGCGGCCGACGTCGGCCGCGCGCACGACGCGCACGCGCGGCACCGACAGCTCGATGAAGGTGCCGAGGAGAAGCGCGAGACGCGCCGCCGCGCGTCCCATCGCGAGGTTGGCGATCTCCTGCAGGGCGTCGCGTTGCTCCGCCGTCAACACCATCTCAGACATACAACCCATACTCCTTGAGAATGGGCAGCAATGCTTCCGAGGTGACGGGCTTGGCGACGAAAGCCGCCGCGCCCAGCTCGCGCACGCGTGCCTGCGCCATCGGTTGGATATCGGCGGACACGACGATCACGAACGTGTTCAGATCCTCGCCGCGCAATGTCTCGAGCACTTCGTAGCCGCTCATGTCCGGCATCGTCAGATCGAGAAACATCACCGATGCCTTGCCGTCGCGATACAGCGTCAGCGCTTCGCGACCGTTCGACGCATAATTCACGTCGACGTCCCAGTCCACCGGCAGCGCCTTCGTCAGCAGCTTGCGAGCAAGCAAGGAATCGTCGGCGATCACAATCGGCAGAGGCATGGCTGTCGTAGCGGTAAACGGAGTCGTGTGTCTCGCGTTAACGACGGTTCGCCGCGCTTCTTTAGGCAAGGTGCAACTGGCGATACGAGGGACGGACCACGCGCGCACCGCTCGGCTCGCAAGAACCGGCTCGGCGCGCCGCACGCGCCCGTTCGCGAATGGACCTCGTCGAGGCTGCGCCCGGACATCGCGGGCATGTTCCGCACAGGAAAGCGATGCGGGATTCTGGGAGTAAACCCGGGGCGTTGCAACTCGCCATTTTTCTCCGTTCGAACAAAATTGATTAGCTCGAATTCGAATCCGGGAACAGCTCGAATTGTTTTTGCGATAAGCACGCAAATTATTCTTTTGCTTACGTTTGCGCTTTTGAATTCGTCGCTGTTTGCGCGAAGCCGCCGGAAACGCCGGAAATCCGGGCTTGCGCAATGCCCGCGCCGCATGCGGGCGCGCATGCACGACTCGTTTAAGATGCCGATCAATCCTCTTGCATTCGTTCGCCAACCATGACGCCCGATCGGCCCGACGCCTCACGCTCGACACCGCCCGACAACGATTGGGAAGACGACGCGTCGTTCGCAGCCGGCGCGCCTGAACACGACTTCGCGGTGCGGCGCGTGACGCTCATCGTGATGCTCGTCGCCGCGATCGTGCTGCCGTGCGTGTACGTCGCGGTGATGGCTTACAACGACATGCGCACGCGCGAAGCCACCGCGCGCGACGTGACGATGCGCACGGTGCGCGTCGCCGAAGAGCACGCGCTGAAGGTGTTCGATTTGTCGGAGACGCTGGATGCCCGGATCGTCGATCTCGTCCAGGATCTCGACGACGCCGCGGTCCGCAACGCCGAAGCCGACATCCACGACGCGCTCAACACGATCGGCGGCGGCTATCCGCAGGTCGCGTCGGTATCGATCTTCGGCGCGAGCGGGATGCTGCTCGCGAACAGCCTCTATTACCCGGCGCCGTATGCGTCGATCGCAAATCGCGACGATTTCGTCGGCATCCGCGACGGCAAGGTGATCGAGCACATCTCGCGCGTGATGCCGGGCCCGCTCAAGGCGGCGAATCCGGGACCCGTGTTCAACACGGGCGTCGCGCGACGCCATAGCGATGGAACGTTTGCGGGGATGGTGTCGATCGCGTTGAAGTCGTCGTATTTCAACGCGTTCTATCGCGACCTGCTCGGCGGCGAAGACACGCCGATGTCGGTGGCGCTCACGCGCAGCGACGGCGCCGTGCTCGCGTCGTATCCGCCCGCGCCGCACGGCGCGTCGGACGACGCCGCCGCGCAAGCCGACAGCGCGACGCCGTTCGGCAGCGCACAGGGCGAGCAGCGCGCGGGCGTCGTGCGCGTGAGGCGCGACGGCGACAGCGAGATCGTCGCGTACCGGCAGGTCGGCAGCTATCCGGTGTTCGTGTCGTGCGCGTACCGCACGTCCGCGATCCGCCGCGCCTGGTACGAGCACCTGAGCGTCCTGTTCATCTCGATGTTCGCGCCGTCCGCCGCGCTGTGGGGCGTGATCTGGCTGTCGCTCAAGCGGCTGCGCGCCGAAGAGGAGGCGTGGGAGCGCTGGCAGGCGGAGGCGTCGATGCGGCGCTCGATCGAATCGGCATACCGGCAGTCGCGCAAGATGGAGGCGCTCGGCAATCTCGTCGGCAGCGTCGCGCACGACTTCAACAACCTGCTGATGATCATCTCGAGCAACGTGCAGATCGCGCGGCGGCGCGGCGTCCAGCATCTCGACACCGAGCTCGCGGCGATCGAGCGCGCGCTGAAGAACGGCCAGTCGCTGACGCGCCAGTTGCTCGGCGTCGCGCGCAAGCAGCCGTTGCGCAGCGAGACGATCGACGTCGCGCAGTGGCTCGCGTCATGCCGAGAATTGCTGAAGACGTCGCTCGGCTCGAAGTCGACGCTCGCCGTCGATACGCAGCTCGACTTGTGGCCCGTGCGCGTCGACGTCGCGGAACTCGAGCTCGCAGTGATCAATCTCGCCGTCAACGCCCGCGACGCAATGCCGCAAGGCGGCCGCTTCAAGATCGGCGCGCACAACATCACGTTCCGCCGCGAGGACGGCTTTCCGCTGACGGGCGACTTCGTGCAGATCTCGGTCGAGGACACGGGCCTGGGCATGCCGCCCGACGTGCTCGCGCGCGCGTTCGAGCCGCTCTTCACGACGAAGGCGAAGGGGATGGGCACTGGGCTCGGGTTGCCGCAGGTGTTCGCGTTCTGCGAGCGCTCGGGCGGCCTCGCGACGATCGACAGCGAAGTCGGCGCCGGCACGTCGGTGCGGCTCTATCTGCCGCGCACGACAGACGTCGCGCCGTCCGTCGTCGCGCCGGACGCGACCGACAGGCCGGCCGCGGCGTCGACGCCCGCAGGACTGCGGATCCTGCTCGTCGAAGACAATAGCGAAGTCGCGGCGGGCACCGAGGCGCTGCTCGAGCTGCTCGGCCACCGGGTCGCATACGCGCCGAACGCGGATGACGCGTTGCGCATGCTGACCGAAGCGGGCGCCGAGCCGGCGGCGCCCGGCGCGTTCGATCTCGTGATCTCGGATATCCACATGCCCGGCACGATGAACGGGATCGACCTCGCGGAAGCGATCGAGCGCGGCGATGCGAAGCTGCCGGTAATTCTCGTCACCGGCTACGCGGAGGAGTTCGACCGGACGCGCCGCGTGCATGCGCGCTTGCTGTCGAAGCCGTTCGACATCGCGCTGCTCGACGATATGCTGCTGAAGATCCAGCACGAGCGCGATGCGCGGCTTGCGGATTGAGTTCGGCGGACTGACTGGTTTGCTTATTCGGTTGTGGGGATGGTGGTTGCTGGCGACGCCATGGCGAACATGTGCAAACGCGTTCGCCATGGCATCCGGATCCCTCCCGGCCGATCGACCGTCAAACCAACTTCGCGTGCCGCCGCACCCAGTCCGCATAGCGATCGACGAAACCCTGCAGGAACTTGCGCGTGTCGTCGTTGACGATGTTGCCCTGCGCGTCGATCTTCGACGCGTCATGCTTGATGAACACTTCGGGCTGGCCGAGTGTCGGGACGTCGAGATACGCAAGCACGTTGCGCAGGTGCTGCTGCGCGAGCGCGGTGCCGGTCGCGCCGGGCGACGTGCCGAGCACGGCGGCCGGCTTGCCCGTCCACGAATTGCCACCCCACGGACGCGAACCCCAGTCGAGCGCGTTCTTCAGCACGCCCGGCATCGAGCGGTTGTACTCGGGTGTGACGAACAGCAGGCCCTGCGCCGCTTCGATCGTCTGTTTGAAACGCTTTGCGACGTCGGGAAAATCGGCGTCGTAGTCCTGACTGTAAAGCGGCAGCGAGCCGATATCGACCGATTCGAACAACAGATCGGCCGGCGCGAGCGAACCCACCGCCGTTGCGAGTGCGCGATTGAACGACTCGCGTCGCAGACTGCCGACAATCACTGCAATACGATAAGCCATCTGATTCCCCTTCCGTTCAGCAGGTAATCGTTCGGATTCGTTCCCGATTGCGCATCAATCGGCCCTTTTATGAGCAAGCCAGCTTGAGTCCCAGTGCATCGGGGCTTTGAACCAGATTTCCACAAAGTTTTCCACAGAATCTGTGGATAACCTGATGAATATGTGTGTCGGTTACATTTGTGTCGTCCGGATGTATTTCACGGCTCCGCCACCGATCGCCGGTGCGGCATACGATGTCAGCATAGCGCGCGGTGCCGCATCGAGAAACGCGGTCGCGCCCGAAGGCGACGCGCGTCGCTTGCAATGCAACTTGCAACGACGCGCACCGCATGGATAATCTTGCGCTGCCGCCCATGCGTGCCGTATGCGCGCGGGCATGAACCGGAAGCCATCTCATGCAGCACGCGCGCACCGCGCACGACGATCCCGTCTACCTCGCACAATTGCGTCACGATTTACTCCGCTTCGCGCGCCTGCAACTGCGCGACGCCGATGCCGCCGAAGACGCGGTCCAGGAAGCGCTCGCGGCCGCGTGGGCGCAGGCGGAGCGCTTCGACGCACAGTCGAGCCACAAGACCTGGGTGTTCGGCATTCTGCGCAACAAACTGATCGACACGATGCGGGCGCGGCGGCGGACCATCAACGCGTCCGCGCTCGATGCCGAACTCGACGGCGAAACGCTTCTCGATCGCGAGCTATTCTCAGACAATGGTCACTGGGCGCCGCAAGCGAAGCCGCGTCCGTGGCCCAAGCCGGAAACGGTCCTGCAGCAGCGGCAGTTCTGGATGCTGTTCGAGATGTGTCTCGACCATCTGCCGGAGCAGATCGGCCGCGTGTTCATGATGCGCGAATTCCTCGACTTCGCAATCGACGACATCTGCATGGAGCTCGAGTTGAAGGCGAATCACTGCAGCGTTCTGCTGTACCGCGCGCGGACCCGGCTGCGCACCTGTCTCACCGAAAAAGGCCTGACGACCGAAGATGCTACTGGGGAAATGTAAGGACATCACGCGGCTGCTGTCGGACGCACTCGATCGCCCGTTGTCGCTCGACGAACGACTCAGGGTACGGGTGCACCTGCCGGCTTGCAGCGGTTGCCGCAATTATCGTATGCAGATTCGCTTGCTGCGGGAGGCGGCGCGCGTCGCGGGCGGGAACGAGGCGGAACGGAGCGAGTGAACGTGCGGTGATGTGTGCGGTGATGTGTGCGGTGATGTGTGCGGTGATGTGTGCGGTGATGTGTGCGGGTTGTGTACGGCTGGGCCGGCGAGGAGTCGCGGGTGATCGTCTTTGTAAGAGCGTTTGTGTTTGTGCGAATCCGACATTCGCATGACGTTGCTCTGAATCTAGATGAGCGGCAGCGCCCCCGGATCTGCGCCCGGCCACACAACTTTTCGCACGACGCGAGCCCGATGGAGCGACTCAGGCCCGGCGCATATTGACGATAGATAAAACCGCCGAACCGTCGCCCCATTAGAATTATTAATTTTCTAATAATTATTCAAACAAAGACATCACTGTCTCTGGCGGGCGGCCGATCGCAGCTTTGTCGCCACGCACGACAATCGGACGCTGAAGCAGGATCGGATGCTCTGCGATCGCGTCATACAACTGCGCATCCGAAACGCCTGCTGGGGGTGACCCGTTTCCGTGGACGGTTAGACAGTTGAATCTTCTCTCGGTTGATGTCCTCCAGGTTGGGCGTTTGCGCGAGTTGTCCACGGTCGGTCGGCGGGTCGCCTATCACGACCGCGATGCCGGCCGGCGGTGGGCAACTCGCCCGCAGCGGGCATTTTTTGTTGATACATCGTTTCGTAGCGGATTGGTGTGTGGTAGCCGATCGCGCTGTGTCGGCGGCCGAGGTTGTACCAGCCCTCAATGAAGGCGAACAACTCACGTCGAGCTTGCTCGTGCGATTGGAAATGCGAGCGGGCCAGCAGTTCGCATTCGAGCGTGGCAAAGAAGCTCTCGCACATGGCGTTGTCGAAGCAATCGCCCACTGTGCCCATCGAGGGGCGTACCCCCGCTTCGCGACAGCGCCGGCCGAAGGCAAGCGACGTGTATTGGCACCCTTGATCCGAGTGATGAATGACGCCCTCGGGGCGACGCTGCACGAGGGCCATGTCGAGCGCACGCAGCATCAGCTCCGTGTACAGATGATTGGACATCGCCCAGCCGACAATGCGGCGACTGAAGACATCGAGCACGACGGCGAGATAGAGGAAGCCTTCGGCTGTCGGCACGTAGGTGGCATCGGCTACCCACAGTCGGTTGGGGGCGTCGGCCACGAAGTGCCGTTGCACGAGATCGGGTGCGGGCCGTGCGCCGGGCTGCCGCCGCGTCGTGTTGATCCAGCGCCGCCGGCTCACGCCGCACAGACCCGCTATACGCATCAGACTGGCAATACGTTTGCGCCCGACATGCATGCCATGCTCGACAAGCTCCGCATGGATGCGAGGCATGCCGTACGTGCCGCGCGAGCTTGCATGAATGGCTCGAATACGCCCGAGCAGATCGGTGTCGCTGCACGCCCGTTTCGATGGGCTGCGCGAGATCCACGCGTAATAGCCGCTGGCCGAAATCTGCAGCAGCCGCGCCATCGTCGCAATAGGCAAGCTGGCCTGGTTCGCTTTCATGAATTCGAACCCTTTTCGGGCACCGTTCCGGTCTCCCGTGCAAACCAGGCCGCGGCTTTTGAGAGGATCTCTCGTTCAAGCCGCAGTTGGCGATTCTCGCGACGAAGTCGCGTAAGCTCTTCGCGCTCCGCTGTCGTCAAGCCATCATGCCGCTTGCCGCTGTCGCGATCGGCTTGCGCGACCCAGTTGTAGATCGTTTGCGCCGTCGGCTCGAACTCACGCGCAAGCTCTTCTGGCGAGCGCCCGGCTTTGACTAACTCGACCATTTGCGCCCGAAATTCCGGCGCGTAGGGGTTGTGGTGCTTTCCCATGGCAGGCACCTCCTGTTCCAAAGGATAGGTGTCCACGGAAACGGGTCAACTCCATGCATCTGCGAGATTGAGGTCCTTATAAGGTGCTTCGTTATCACGAATCATCTCGCGCACCGGGCGCCCAAGTTGCCGATGTAGCACCTTCAATTGCGCGACGGTCGGCGGTTGCTTCAGGTATTCGACGACATTGATTGCCTCTCCGGCGGTCTGATTGAGCGTCTCGAGCAACGCCAGCGTTTCGCGAGATTTGGAGCAGCGGGGGTTGTGATAGATCGTGATCATCGGTCTGCTAGTGAAAGTGGGTCAAAGGCGAGGGTATTGTAGCGGCCGTGCAACGGGGTAGCTCGTTACGCTGGGCAAAATGCGCAATCTGCCGGCCCATGCATGGTTGACTAATCGACGCGCTCCGAATTCCGGCGCTGCAATGGCAATCTAAGACGTCGCGCGCAATGCAGCGTCGAGCGACCGCATCGATCGCTGTATCCCGGTTTATGCGCATAAAGCCGACCGCAACGTTGGCGTTGGCGTTGGCGTTGGCGTTGGCGTTGGCGTTGGCGTTGGCGTTGGCGTTGGCGTTGGCGTTGGCGTTGGCGTTGGCGTTGGCGTTGGCGTTGGCGTTGGCGTTGGCGTTGGCGTTGGCGTTGGCGTTGGCGTTGGCGTTGGCGTTGGCGTTGGCGTTGGCGTTGGCGTTGGCGTTGGCGTTGGCGTTGGCGTTGGCGTTGGCGTTGGCGTTGGCGTTGGCGTTGGCGTTGGCGTTGGCGTTGGCGTTGGCGTTGGCGTCATCAATGATGCATCGCCGTTTCAAGCACATGCCAGCCAGTCTCGACGCACAACAGATCTGTCCATACAAATGGACCAATCGCAGAGTACCGATTCGACTGCCCGCTAGCAGGCTTCCTCCTCATGGCCCCATACAACATACGCACCACCCGCTGGCTTTATGCGCATAAACCATCGGCCAAACGGTCAGTGCGTCGCCAGTTCGCAACAAATTCATTGAAATAAAAAAATCGTCCGGTAAAATCCCCTGATCAAAATAGGAGTGAAAATGGCAGCTGAAATCATTGCAGTCACTCAACAAAAGGGCGGAGTCGGTAAGAGCACCATCGCGATGCATCTCGGCGCCGCGTTCCACGAAAAAGGACAACGCGTCCTGGTGATCGACGCCGACGGCCAAAACACCCTCGTTCATTGGTCCAGCGCCTCCGCTGACAGTGAAACCGGCATCCCGTTTCCCGTCGTCAATCTCGCCGAGGCCGGCAGCCAAATTCATCGCGAGATCAAGAAGTTCATCAGCGACTACGACATCATCATCGTCGACTGCCCACCGTCGATTACCGAGAAGGTGTCTGGCGTCGTGTTGCTCGCCGCGACGATCGCGGTGATCCCGACTTCATCGTCGCCGGCGGACTATTGGTCGAGCGTCGGTCTCGTCAAACTGATTCAGCAGGCGCAGGTGATGAACGAAGATCTCCGCGCCGTGTTCCTATTGAACAAGACCGAGGAGAAGCGGATGCTCACGCGTGAATTGAAGCGCGCGCTTGAAGAACTCGGCTTCCCGCTTCTCAGGACACAAATTCCCACGCGCGAAGCCTATAAGCAAGCCATGGCGCTAGGCCAAACCGTCTTGCAAATGAACGACCGCGGCGCAAAGCTCGCAGCGGCGGAAATCCGTGCATGTGCCGACGAGATCGTCGCAATGCTGCCCTGACTTTATGCGCATAAAGGACCCTGAATGAAACCCTCCCAATTCGCCAAAGGCTTCCAAGCGCGCCCCGACATCACGACCAGCGAAAAACGCACGGCGCTCGATCGACTCAATGCGATCGACGGCCTCGTCAAATCCGACACCGCAACGCCGGCTACTCCTGCCGGCAAATCGCCAAAGAAGAATATCCCTGTCACGATCGTTGAAACGCCGTCGACCACGGACTCGATCGACGAATCGAGCCAGTATCGTGCGTGGCGAATCGAAAATCGCTATCAGCCCGGCCAAGTGATCGAACTGCCACTCAAGACGATCAAGCCGAGCCCCTTCAATCCGCGGCACTTCTATTTGAAGTCGTCGATCGCGGAGTTAGCCGTCAATCTGGCGAAGCAAGGGCAGCAGCAAGCGATTCACGTCATTCCCGACTACGACAATCCCGGCTCCTACTTCGTCAGCGACGGCGGGCGCCGCGTCCGTGCATTGAAGGAAGCGAACAAGGAATTGGTCAGGGCGATCGTCATCGATCTGCCGATCGGCATTCAGAGTTACAAGCTCGGTTACGACCTCAACGTCCAGCGCGACTCGCAAACGGTTTTCGACAATGCGGTCGTCTGGAAGCGCTTCCTCGAGGAGAGTTACTTCCAGAGCCAAAAAGAGCTTGCCGAGCATCTCGGACTCGACGAGTCGACAGTTGCCGTCGCGCTTTCAATCGGCAAGCTGCCGGAAGCCGTGATGCAGGAAATGGTCGCGCGCCCGGATCGCTTCGGTTCGAACATGGCGTATCAGGTCGGCCGCTACCACACAGCGCGCGGCACTGACGCGACACTGCGCCTCATCAACAAGATTCTGTCCGACGATCTCAGCACCCGTCAGGTGGCCGACATCGTGAAGGGAAGGGCGACCGCGCAGGAAAACCCGAAACCCGCGAGCCGGCAGCGATATGCGCAACGGCACGAGATCAAGCTGAACGGCATGTCGGTCGGCGATCTGAAATCGTATGGCGAGGATCGCTTGGAACTGCGGCTGCGCGGCCTGACCCGAGAAAAACGGGACGACATCCTGCAGCAGCTCGAGCGGATGCTGCTGTCGAACTGAACCGAATGGAATCGAGTAGGGGACGGGGTTGCCCCCGTCGCCCTCTCACATACATGGACGGGCGGTTCCGCATACGGCGGTTCACTGAGCACACGGAAGCGCCGCTGGATGTCCAGCCCCGAGAACAACCCTGATGCGTCGAAGTAGCTCTGGGGTATGCCGCACCCATGTGGCTCGCTCCAGCATTCCACCAAGGGCCCCGGCCATTGCTGGCCGACTTCCGGGCCCGCGTCGGATCCAGTCCGTGAGCCTGAAGCTTCCTGTTACGAGTGGCCGGGCACTTCCATTGCCGCCATATCAGGCAGCGCAGTTTGCGTCGTGTCCACCCATCCACGTCCTGCGACACCCCTCGCACTTCCGTCAGCCGGAAGTACGAGGCCCAGCCGCGCAGCACTGGGTTCAACGCGGCAACCACTCAGCGGTGGCCTTCCTTGAGATAGCCTTGGGCTCGTTGCACCGCTTGCCAGGCATTTGCGGCCCGGCCAAACCCATATGGGCACCTCACCCCGCCACGCCGCCTCATATCCGCTTCCTGTTCGTCAAGCCAGCGCTTTGCCTTCGGCT harbors:
- a CDS encoding ParB/RepB/Spo0J family partition protein, which translates into the protein MKPSQFAKGFQARPDITTSEKRTALDRLNAIDGLVKSDTATPATPAGKSPKKNIPVTIVETPSTTDSIDESSQYRAWRIENRYQPGQVIELPLKTIKPSPFNPRHFYLKSSIAELAVNLAKQGQQQAIHVIPDYDNPGSYFVSDGGRRVRALKEANKELVRAIVIDLPIGIQSYKLGYDLNVQRDSQTVFDNAVVWKRFLEESYFQSQKELAEHLGLDESTVAVALSIGKLPEAVMQEMVARPDRFGSNMAYQVGRYHTARGTDATLRLINKILSDDLSTRQVADIVKGRATAQENPKPASRQRYAQRHEIKLNGMSVGDLKSYGEDRLELRLRGLTREKRDDILQQLERMLLSN
- a CDS encoding sensor domain-containing diguanylate cyclase, whose protein sequence is MNLLSSLSDLVIERVSFGIFVLDREMKVLMWNRFMQDHSGVAAADVIGRNLFDCFPELPRAWLSRKIESVFQLGSFAFSSWEQRPYLFRFDHDRPITGGVDFMQQDCTFVPIARGREVEAVCVTISDVTHVSVMQREREEAVAKLQEYANRDGLTGIANRRFFEARLRDEFERWQRYGGNLSVLLFDLDHFKTINDRFGHVVGDNVLRVMARRVADVVRSQDTFGRFGGEEFALLLPCTSLDEAMHVAEKIRQTIGSTPIEAEGALVPVTASVGGAAAHVGALTHETLVNEADAALYRAKRQGRNCSVAFE
- a CDS encoding NADPH-dependent FMN reductase, giving the protein MAYRIAVIVGSLRRESFNRALATAVGSLAPADLLFESVDIGSLPLYSQDYDADFPDVAKRFKQTIEAAQGLLFVTPEYNRSMPGVLKNALDWGSRPWGGNSWTGKPAAVLGTSPGATGTALAQQHLRNVLAYLDVPTLGQPEVFIKHDASKIDAQGNIVNDDTRKFLQGFVDRYADWVRRHAKLV
- the parA gene encoding ParA family partition ATPase; amino-acid sequence: MAAEIIAVTQQKGGVGKSTIAMHLGAAFHEKGQRVLVIDADGQNTLVHWSSASADSETGIPFPVVNLAEAGSQIHREIKKFISDYDIIIVDCPPSITEKVSGVVLLAATIAVIPTSSSPADYWSSVGLVKLIQQAQVMNEDLRAVFLLNKTEEKRMLTRELKRALEELGFPLLRTQIPTREAYKQAMALGQTVLQMNDRGAKLAAAEIRACADEIVAMLP
- a CDS encoding RNA polymerase factor sigma-70 — translated: MQHARTAHDDPVYLAQLRHDLLRFARLQLRDADAAEDAVQEALAAAWAQAERFDAQSSHKTWVFGILRNKLIDTMRARRRTINASALDAELDGETLLDRELFSDNGHWAPQAKPRPWPKPETVLQQRQFWMLFEMCLDHLPEQIGRVFMMREFLDFAIDDICMELELKANHCSVLLYRARTRLRTCLTEKGLTTEDATGEM
- a CDS encoding chemotaxis protein CheC, which produces MSEMVLTAEQRDALQEIANLAMGRAAARLALLLGTFIELSVPRVRVVRAADVGRVLRDMTGIHDHVTAVRQGFRSDIKGEALMLCRSAGVGQLVSLVDDAYADDEFGTVTQAELVFDMANVLMGACVSSILDELGRTPVFSPPGLLGEDIALDDAFQPDVLAWSETLLLEVNFGVADDGARTHFVMLLAEDSIRHMSDALDTLLSSL
- a CDS encoding zf-HC2 domain-containing protein — its product is MLLGKCKDITRLLSDALDRPLSLDERLRVRVHLPACSGCRNYRMQIRLLREAARVAGGNEAERSE
- a CDS encoding hybrid sensor histidine kinase/response regulator translates to MTPDRPDASRSTPPDNDWEDDASFAAGAPEHDFAVRRVTLIVMLVAAIVLPCVYVAVMAYNDMRTREATARDVTMRTVRVAEEHALKVFDLSETLDARIVDLVQDLDDAAVRNAEADIHDALNTIGGGYPQVASVSIFGASGMLLANSLYYPAPYASIANRDDFVGIRDGKVIEHISRVMPGPLKAANPGPVFNTGVARRHSDGTFAGMVSIALKSSYFNAFYRDLLGGEDTPMSVALTRSDGAVLASYPPAPHGASDDAAAQADSATPFGSAQGEQRAGVVRVRRDGDSEIVAYRQVGSYPVFVSCAYRTSAIRRAWYEHLSVLFISMFAPSAALWGVIWLSLKRLRAEEEAWERWQAEASMRRSIESAYRQSRKMEALGNLVGSVAHDFNNLLMIISSNVQIARRRGVQHLDTELAAIERALKNGQSLTRQLLGVARKQPLRSETIDVAQWLASCRELLKTSLGSKSTLAVDTQLDLWPVRVDVAELELAVINLAVNARDAMPQGGRFKIGAHNITFRREDGFPLTGDFVQISVEDTGLGMPPDVLARAFEPLFTTKAKGMGTGLGLPQVFAFCERSGGLATIDSEVGAGTSVRLYLPRTTDVAPSVVAPDATDRPAAASTPAGLRILLVEDNSEVAAGTEALLELLGHRVAYAPNADDALRMLTEAGAEPAAPGAFDLVISDIHMPGTMNGIDLAEAIERGDAKLPVILVTGYAEEFDRTRRVHARLLSKPFDIALLDDMLLKIQHERDARLAD
- a CDS encoding response regulator codes for the protein MPLPIVIADDSLLARKLLTKALPVDWDVDVNYASNGREALTLYRDGKASVMFLDLTMPDMSGYEVLETLRGEDLNTFVIVVSADIQPMAQARVRELGAAAFVAKPVTSEALLPILKEYGLYV